One window from the genome of Mycolicibacterium gadium encodes:
- a CDS encoding DUF2330 domain-containing protein, translating into MAARVCRSIAMVLVLLAGAALGNVATPAWACGCGAYVPDSPGSSVADERALIAWDGTTETIVMSLSVTGSSDRAAWIMPVPSAARITLGDTEVFEALGELTAPRIEYRDSWWPTIPWLVWAGSPPDTAGAPSGAVSVLGRQRLGPFDVTRLAANDPSALAKWLGDNDFPHPDGLDDNLAPYVADGWEIVAVQLVAAESGGALTGPLQPLRLSFEADTVVYPMRLSRSASMSQYIDLYVLAQHRMDPSTLPVPADKPTLEFAGRIDRSASPALADYAGDAAFLTRWKNTIWDPSAIEDDYIFEQAPADTPFQQVVYRTRDRGDLTYLMLLGVLGVGGVVAIVLLTRLLPKRPAKR; encoded by the coding sequence GTGGCCGCACGCGTCTGTCGATCCATTGCCATGGTGCTCGTTCTGCTGGCCGGGGCGGCGCTGGGGAACGTCGCGACTCCGGCGTGGGCCTGTGGCTGCGGGGCCTACGTCCCCGACAGTCCCGGCTCCTCGGTGGCCGACGAGCGCGCGCTGATCGCCTGGGACGGCACCACCGAGACAATCGTGATGTCGTTGTCGGTGACCGGTTCGTCGGACCGGGCCGCATGGATCATGCCGGTGCCGTCCGCTGCGCGTATCACCCTCGGCGACACCGAGGTGTTCGAAGCACTCGGCGAGCTCACTGCACCCAGGATCGAGTACCGCGATTCGTGGTGGCCGACCATTCCCTGGCTGGTGTGGGCGGGATCGCCGCCGGACACGGCGGGCGCGCCGTCTGGCGCGGTCAGCGTGCTCGGCCGCCAGCGTCTCGGCCCGTTCGACGTCACCCGGCTAGCGGCAAACGATCCGTCGGCGCTGGCAAAGTGGTTGGGTGACAACGACTTTCCACATCCCGACGGACTGGACGACAACCTGGCACCGTACGTCGCCGACGGTTGGGAGATCGTGGCAGTTCAATTGGTAGCGGCCGAATCGGGCGGTGCCCTGACGGGCCCCCTTCAGCCCCTGCGACTCTCGTTCGAGGCCGACACGGTCGTCTACCCGATGCGGCTGTCCCGGTCGGCGTCGATGTCGCAGTACATCGACCTGTACGTGCTGGCTCAGCATCGGATGGATCCGTCGACGCTTCCCGTTCCCGCCGACAAGCCGACTCTCGAATTCGCGGGTCGGATCGATCGCAGCGCCTCCCCAGCGTTGGCCGACTACGCCGGGGACGCCGCGTTTCTGACGAGGTGGAAGAACACGATCTGGGATCCGTCGGCCATCGAGGATGACTACATCTTCGAGCAGGCGCCCGCAGATACGCCCTTCCAACAGGTCGTCTATCGCACGCGCGACCGCGGCGACCTGACGTACCTGATGTTGCTCGGCGTGCTCGGCGTCGGCGGCGTCGTCGCGATCGTCCTGTTGACGCGGCTCCTGCCGAAAAGGCCGGCGAAGCGTTAG
- the carB gene encoding carbamoyl-phosphate synthase large subunit: MPKRRDLNHVLVIGSGPIIIGQACEFDYSGTQACRVLRAEGLEVSLVNSNPATIMTDPEYADHTYVEPITPAFVERVIAQQAERGHKIDALLATLGGQTALNTAVALYENGALERYGVELIGADFEAIQRGEDRQKFKDIVSKVGGESARSRVCFTMDEVRETVAELGLPVVVRPSFTMGGLGSGMAYSAEDVDRMAGEGLAASPSANVLIEESIFGWKEFELELMRDGHDNVVVVCSIENFDPMGVHTGDSVTVAPAMTLTDREYQKMRSLGIDILREVGVDTGGCNIQFAVNPADGRLIVIEMNPRVSRSSALASKATGFPIAKIAAKLAIGYTLDEIVNDITKETPACFEPTLDYVVVKAPRFAFEKFPGADPTLTTTMKSVGEAMSLGRNFIEALGKVMRSLETSRAGFWTKPDPDVSVDDLLTRLRTPTDGRLYDLELALRKGATVERVAEASGVDPWFVEQIAGLVTLRAELVDAPVLDEHLLRRAKYHGLSDRQIAALRPELAGEIGVRALRTRLGIHPVYKTVDTCAAEFEAKTPYHYSSYELDPAAESEVAPQTDKPKVLILGSGPNRIGQGIEFDYSCVHAATTLSQAGFETVMVNCNPETVSTDYDTADRLYFEPLTFEDVLEVYHAESASGAGGPGVVGAIVQLGGQTPLGLAERLEKAGVPIVGTSPKAIDLAEDRGAFGEVLNNAGLPAPRFGTATSFEQARRIAADIGYPVLVRPSYVLGGRGMEIVYDEETLQGYITRATELSPEHPVLVDRFLEDAIEIDVDALCDGTEVYIGGIMEHIEEAGIHSGDSACALPPVTLGRSDIESVRRATEAIAHGIGVVGLLNVQYALKDDVLYVLEANPRASRTVPFVSKATAIPLAKACARIMLGTSIAQLRDEGVLAATGDGAATARNAPVAVKEAVLPFHRFRKADGSQIDSLLGPEMKSTGEVMGIDHDFGSAFAKSQTAAYGSLPAEGTVFVSVANRDKRSLVFPVKRLADLGFRVLATAGTAEMLRRNGIPCDEVRKHFEQPGEGRPASSAVDLIRAGEVDMVINTPYGNSGPRIDGYEIRSAAVSMNIPCVTTVQGASAAVQGIEAGIRGDIGVMSLQELHSVLGP; this comes from the coding sequence ATGCCGAAGCGCCGCGACCTGAACCACGTGCTCGTGATCGGCTCCGGACCGATCATCATCGGCCAGGCTTGTGAGTTCGACTACTCGGGAACGCAGGCCTGTCGTGTCCTGCGTGCCGAGGGCCTGGAGGTGAGCCTGGTCAACTCCAATCCTGCAACGATCATGACCGACCCCGAGTACGCCGACCACACCTATGTCGAACCGATCACCCCGGCATTCGTCGAACGGGTCATCGCCCAACAGGCCGAGCGCGGCCACAAGATCGACGCGTTGCTGGCCACCCTCGGCGGGCAGACCGCGTTGAACACCGCGGTCGCGCTCTACGAGAACGGCGCGCTCGAGCGCTACGGTGTCGAGCTCATCGGCGCCGATTTCGAGGCGATCCAGCGGGGCGAGGACCGGCAGAAGTTCAAGGACATCGTCAGCAAGGTCGGCGGCGAATCTGCCCGCTCCCGTGTGTGTTTCACGATGGACGAGGTGCGTGAGACGGTCGCCGAGCTCGGGCTGCCGGTCGTCGTGCGGCCCTCGTTCACGATGGGTGGACTGGGCTCGGGTATGGCCTACTCAGCGGAGGATGTGGACCGGATGGCCGGCGAAGGGCTGGCGGCATCGCCGAGCGCCAACGTCCTGATCGAGGAATCGATCTTCGGCTGGAAGGAATTCGAGCTCGAGCTGATGCGCGACGGCCACGACAACGTGGTGGTGGTCTGCTCGATCGAGAACTTCGACCCGATGGGTGTGCACACCGGCGATTCGGTCACGGTGGCGCCGGCGATGACGCTGACCGATCGCGAGTACCAGAAGATGCGCAGCCTCGGCATCGACATTCTGCGCGAGGTCGGTGTAGACACCGGCGGGTGCAATATCCAGTTCGCCGTCAACCCAGCCGACGGGCGCCTGATCGTCATCGAGATGAACCCCCGCGTCTCGCGTTCCAGTGCGCTGGCGTCGAAGGCGACGGGCTTCCCGATCGCGAAGATCGCCGCGAAACTGGCGATCGGCTACACCCTCGACGAGATCGTCAACGACATCACCAAGGAAACGCCGGCGTGCTTCGAGCCGACCCTGGACTATGTCGTCGTCAAGGCGCCTCGCTTCGCGTTCGAGAAGTTCCCCGGCGCAGACCCGACACTCACCACGACCATGAAATCGGTGGGCGAGGCGATGTCGTTGGGCCGCAACTTCATCGAAGCGCTCGGCAAGGTGATGCGGTCGTTGGAAACCAGTCGCGCCGGGTTCTGGACGAAGCCCGACCCCGACGTTTCCGTCGATGACCTGCTCACACGTCTGAGGACGCCGACCGATGGTCGCCTGTACGACCTCGAACTGGCGCTGCGCAAGGGTGCCACGGTCGAGCGGGTGGCCGAGGCCTCCGGCGTCGATCCGTGGTTCGTCGAACAGATCGCCGGGCTCGTCACACTGCGCGCCGAGCTGGTCGACGCCCCGGTGCTCGACGAGCACCTTCTGCGACGCGCCAAGTACCATGGCCTCTCGGATCGCCAAATCGCAGCCCTGCGACCGGAGTTGGCCGGCGAAATCGGTGTGCGGGCCCTGCGCACCCGGCTGGGCATTCATCCCGTGTACAAGACGGTCGATACCTGTGCGGCGGAGTTCGAAGCCAAGACCCCCTACCACTACAGCAGCTACGAACTCGACCCCGCAGCCGAGAGTGAGGTCGCACCCCAGACGGACAAGCCCAAGGTGCTGATCCTGGGCTCCGGGCCCAACCGCATCGGGCAGGGCATCGAGTTCGACTACAGCTGCGTCCATGCCGCCACCACGCTGAGCCAGGCCGGATTCGAGACCGTCATGGTCAACTGCAATCCCGAAACGGTCTCCACTGACTACGACACCGCCGATCGGCTGTACTTCGAACCGCTGACGTTCGAGGACGTGCTCGAGGTCTACCATGCCGAGTCTGCTTCCGGCGCAGGAGGTCCCGGCGTCGTCGGGGCCATCGTGCAACTCGGCGGCCAGACGCCGCTCGGCCTCGCGGAACGTCTGGAGAAGGCTGGTGTGCCGATCGTCGGAACCAGTCCCAAGGCGATCGACCTCGCCGAAGACCGTGGCGCGTTCGGCGAGGTGCTCAACAACGCCGGACTGCCCGCGCCTCGGTTCGGTACCGCGACCAGTTTCGAGCAGGCCCGCCGTATCGCCGCCGACATCGGTTATCCGGTGCTGGTTCGCCCGTCCTACGTCCTGGGCGGCCGGGGCATGGAGATCGTCTACGACGAGGAGACCCTGCAGGGCTACATCACCCGGGCCACCGAACTTTCACCGGAGCACCCGGTGCTCGTGGACCGCTTTCTCGAGGACGCCATCGAAATCGACGTCGACGCACTGTGTGACGGCACCGAGGTGTACATCGGCGGCATCATGGAGCACATCGAGGAGGCCGGCATCCACTCCGGTGACTCGGCCTGTGCGCTGCCGCCGGTGACCCTGGGCCGCAGTGACATCGAATCCGTGCGGCGTGCGACCGAGGCGATCGCCCACGGCATCGGTGTCGTCGGGCTGCTCAACGTGCAGTACGCGCTCAAGGACGACGTGCTCTACGTGCTCGAGGCGAATCCGCGCGCCAGCAGGACGGTGCCATTCGTGTCCAAAGCGACGGCGATTCCACTGGCGAAGGCCTGTGCACGAATCATGTTGGGCACCAGTATCGCCCAGCTGCGCGACGAAGGTGTACTTGCGGCTACCGGCGACGGTGCGGCAACCGCGCGTAACGCTCCGGTGGCGGTCAAAGAGGCGGTGCTGCCCTTCCATCGTTTCCGCAAGGCCGACGGCTCGCAGATCGATTCACTGCTCGGCCCCGAGATGAAGTCGACGGGCGAGGTGATGGGTATCGACCACGACTTCGGCAGTGCGTTCGCCAAGAGCCAGACCGCGGCCTACGGATCGTTGCCTGCCGAGGGCACGGTTTTCGTCTCGGTCGCCAACCGCGACAAACGCTCGCTGGTGTTCCCGGTGAAGCGGCTCGCCGATCTGGGATTCCGGGTGCTGGCCACCGCGGGCACCGCGGAGATGCTGCGCCGCAACGGTATTCCGTGCGACGAGGTACGCAAGCACTTCGAGCAGCCGGGGGAGGGCAGACCGGCGTCGTCGGCGGTGGATCTGATCAGAGCCGGTGAAGTGGACATGGTGATCAACACCCCCTACGGGAACTCGGGTCCGCGCATCGACGGCTACGAGATCCGCTCGGCCGCAGTGTCGATGAACATCCCGTGCGTGACCACCGTGCAGGGCGCCTCGGCTGCGGTGCAGGGCATCGAGGCGGGCATCCGCGGAGACATCGGCGTGATGTCGCTCCAGGAGCTGCACAGCGTGCTGGGGCCGTGA
- the gmk gene encoding guanylate kinase encodes MSAGRGAGRAIVLSGPSAVGKSSVVRCLRDRVPDLHFSVSVTTRAPRPGEVDGIDYSFVTAERFQELIDSGALLEWAEIHGGLHRSGTPAAPVYEAIEAGRPVLIEVDLAGARAVKESMPEVLTVFLAPPSWEALESRLIGRGTESAEVMARRLATARDELAAQNDFDVVVVNSELESACSELVSLLVARGEPPKFHA; translated from the coding sequence TTGAGCGCCGGCCGGGGGGCCGGGCGGGCAATCGTGTTGTCCGGCCCCTCTGCCGTCGGGAAATCGTCCGTCGTCCGCTGTCTGCGTGACCGCGTTCCCGACTTGCATTTCAGTGTCTCCGTCACCACTCGGGCCCCGCGTCCGGGCGAAGTCGACGGCATCGACTATTCGTTTGTCACAGCAGAGCGGTTCCAGGAGCTGATCGATAGCGGTGCCCTGCTGGAATGGGCCGAGATCCACGGCGGTCTGCACCGCTCGGGCACCCCCGCAGCCCCGGTTTACGAGGCCATCGAAGCCGGCCGTCCCGTGCTGATCGAAGTGGATCTGGCGGGCGCTCGAGCCGTCAAGGAATCGATGCCGGAAGTCCTCACGGTCTTCCTCGCGCCGCCCAGCTGGGAGGCACTGGAGAGCCGACTGATCGGGCGCGGCACCGAAAGCGCCGAAGTCATGGCCCGCCGACTGGCCACCGCACGCGACGAACTGGCTGCTCAGAATGACTTCGATGTGGTCGTCGTGAACAGCGAATTGGAGTCTGCCTGCTCTGAATTGGTATCCTTGCTGGTGGCCCGCGGTGAGCCACCCAAATTTCACGCATAA
- the coaBC gene encoding bifunctional phosphopantothenoylcysteine decarboxylase/phosphopantothenate--cysteine ligase CoaBC: MTERKRIIVGVAGGIAAYKAATVVRQLTEAGHAVRVVPTESALRFIGAATFEALSGNPVHTGVWDDVHEVPHVRIGQEADLVVVAPATADLLARAVAGRADDLLTATLLTARCPVLFAPAMHTEMWLHPATVDNVATLRRRGAVVLEPASGRLTGADSGAGRLPEAEEISTLAHLLLERADALPYDMAGVKVLVTAGGTREPIDPVRFIGNRSSGKQGYAMARVMAQRGADVTLVAGNTAGLIDPAGVEVVHIGSAAQLRDAVSKHAPDAHVLVMAAAVADFRPSQVETNKIKKSADPDAAAPVIELTRTDDVLAGAVRARTDGQLPNMRAIVGFAAETGDANGDVLFHARTKLQRKGCDLLVVNAVGENRAFEVDNNDGWLLAADGTESALEHGSKTLMASRIVDAIVAVLQDGSG; encoded by the coding sequence GTGACCGAACGCAAGCGGATCATCGTCGGTGTCGCCGGTGGCATCGCCGCCTATAAGGCGGCCACCGTCGTGCGGCAGCTGACCGAGGCGGGCCACGCCGTTCGCGTCGTTCCTACCGAGTCCGCCCTGCGCTTCATCGGTGCGGCGACGTTCGAAGCGCTCTCCGGAAACCCCGTTCACACCGGCGTCTGGGACGACGTGCACGAGGTGCCCCACGTCCGGATCGGGCAGGAGGCCGACCTCGTGGTGGTCGCCCCGGCGACTGCCGATCTGTTGGCGCGAGCCGTCGCCGGCCGCGCCGACGACCTGCTGACCGCCACACTGCTCACCGCGCGATGTCCGGTGCTCTTCGCTCCCGCGATGCACACCGAGATGTGGTTGCACCCGGCCACCGTGGACAACGTGGCCACGCTGCGGCGTCGGGGCGCGGTGGTGTTGGAGCCGGCGTCCGGGCGGCTCACCGGCGCCGACAGCGGCGCGGGCCGACTGCCGGAGGCCGAGGAGATCTCCACCCTCGCCCACCTGCTGCTGGAGCGCGCAGACGCCCTGCCGTACGACATGGCCGGCGTCAAGGTCCTCGTCACCGCGGGCGGCACGCGCGAACCGATCGACCCGGTGCGATTCATCGGCAACCGGAGTTCGGGCAAGCAGGGCTATGCAATGGCGCGGGTGATGGCACAGCGCGGGGCCGACGTCACGCTCGTCGCGGGCAATACCGCGGGTCTGATCGACCCGGCGGGGGTGGAGGTGGTCCACATCGGCTCGGCTGCCCAGCTCAGGGACGCCGTCTCGAAGCACGCACCAGACGCGCACGTGTTGGTGATGGCCGCCGCGGTCGCCGATTTCCGCCCGTCTCAGGTGGAGACCAACAAGATCAAGAAGTCCGCCGACCCCGATGCGGCGGCACCGGTCATCGAGCTCACCCGCACCGACGACGTGCTCGCGGGCGCCGTCCGGGCGCGGACCGACGGCCAACTGCCCAACATGCGGGCCATCGTCGGGTTTGCCGCCGAGACCGGCGATGCGAACGGCGATGTGCTGTTCCACGCCCGAACCAAATTGCAGCGCAAGGGATGCGATCTGCTGGTGGTCAACGCCGTCGGCGAGAATCGGGCGTTCGAAGTGGACAACAACGACGGATGGCTGCTGGCAGCCGACGGCACGGAGTCCGCATTGGAGCATGGTTCGAAAACTCTGATGGCCAGCCGTATCGTGGACGCGATCGTGGCGGTGCTGCAGGACGGTAGCGGGTAA
- the carA gene encoding glutamine-hydrolyzing carbamoyl-phosphate synthase small subunit, whose amino-acid sequence MSTNRAVLVLEDGRIFTGTAFGAIGQTLGEAVFSTGMSGYQETLTDPSYHGQIVVATAPQIGNTGWNQEDAESRGDKIWVAGYAVRDPSPRASNWRATGTLDDELVRQGIVGVAGIDTRAVVRHLRSLGSMKAGVFSGDALSHADELLARVRDQQSMLGANLAGEVSTDATYVVEPEGLPRFTVAAIDLGIKTNTPRNFAARGIRSHVMPSTVTYDQIADLNPDGVFLSNGPGDPATADHIVGVTREVLGAGIPLFGICFGNQILGRALGRSTYKMVFGHRGINVPVMDHATGRVAVTAQNHGFALEGEAGETFDTDFGTAIVSHTCANDGVVEGIKLVDGRAFSVQYHPEAAAGPHDANYLFDQFVDLMAEGR is encoded by the coding sequence ATGAGCACCAACAGGGCGGTGCTGGTGCTCGAGGACGGACGCATCTTCACCGGCACCGCGTTCGGAGCCATCGGCCAGACGCTTGGTGAGGCGGTGTTCTCCACCGGCATGTCCGGATACCAGGAAACGTTGACCGACCCGAGCTATCACGGGCAGATCGTGGTGGCCACGGCCCCGCAGATCGGCAACACCGGGTGGAACCAGGAGGACGCGGAGAGCCGCGGCGACAAGATCTGGGTGGCCGGCTACGCCGTACGCGATCCGTCCCCACGGGCGTCGAACTGGCGCGCGACAGGCACTCTCGACGACGAGCTCGTCCGTCAGGGCATCGTCGGGGTTGCGGGAATCGACACCCGCGCCGTGGTACGGCACCTGCGCAGCCTCGGCTCGATGAAGGCCGGAGTGTTCTCGGGCGACGCGCTTTCGCACGCCGACGAACTACTCGCCCGTGTCCGCGATCAGCAGTCGATGCTGGGCGCCAACCTGGCCGGCGAGGTCAGCACCGACGCCACCTATGTCGTGGAACCCGAAGGACTTCCACGCTTCACCGTCGCGGCGATCGACCTCGGCATCAAGACCAACACACCGCGCAACTTTGCCGCCCGCGGCATCCGCAGCCACGTGATGCCGTCAACGGTCACGTACGACCAGATCGCCGACCTCAATCCCGATGGCGTTTTTCTGTCCAACGGGCCCGGCGACCCCGCCACCGCAGACCACATCGTCGGTGTGACACGGGAAGTCCTCGGCGCGGGGATACCGCTTTTCGGAATCTGCTTCGGCAATCAGATCCTCGGCCGCGCGCTCGGACGCTCGACGTACAAGATGGTCTTCGGTCACCGCGGCATCAACGTGCCCGTCATGGACCACGCCACCGGCCGGGTCGCGGTGACCGCGCAGAACCACGGGTTCGCACTCGAGGGGGAGGCCGGCGAGACGTTCGACACCGACTTCGGTACCGCGATCGTCAGTCACACCTGCGCCAACGACGGCGTCGTCGAGGGCATCAAACTGGTTGATGGGAGAGCCTTTTCGGTGCAGTACCACCCCGAGGCCGCTGCGGGCCCACACGATGCGAACTACCTGTTCGACCAGTTCGTCGACCTGATGGCGGAGGGCCGCTGA
- the rpoZ gene encoding DNA-directed RNA polymerase subunit omega, whose amino-acid sequence MSTPHADAQLAAADDIAPGAGAYDTPLGITNPPIDELLDRASSKYALVIYAAKRARQINDYYNQLGDGILEYVGPLVEPGLQEKPLSIAMREIHGDLLEHTEGE is encoded by the coding sequence GTGAGCACACCCCACGCCGACGCCCAGTTGGCCGCTGCCGACGACATCGCGCCCGGCGCCGGCGCCTATGACACCCCGTTGGGTATCACCAATCCACCCATCGACGAGCTGCTCGACCGCGCGTCCAGCAAGTATGCGCTGGTGATCTACGCCGCCAAGCGCGCCCGTCAGATCAACGACTACTACAACCAGCTCGGTGACGGCATCCTCGAATACGTGGGACCGCTGGTCGAGCCCGGCCTGCAGGAGAAGCCGCTGTCGATCGCGATGCGCGAGATTCACGGCGACCTACTCGAGCACACCGAAGGCGAGTAG
- the mihF gene encoding integration host factor, actinobacterial type encodes MALPQLTDEQRAAALEKAAAARRIRAELKDRLKRGGTNLKQVLKDAETDEVLGKMKVSALLEALPKVGKVKAQEIMTELEIAPTRRLRGLGDRQRKALLEKFDQ; translated from the coding sequence GTGGCCCTTCCCCAGTTGACCGACGAGCAGCGCGCGGCAGCGTTGGAGAAGGCTGCTGCCGCACGACGCATACGTGCCGAGCTCAAAGACCGGCTCAAGCGCGGCGGCACCAACCTCAAGCAGGTGCTCAAGGATGCCGAGACCGATGAGGTCTTGGGCAAGATGAAGGTTTCTGCCCTTCTGGAGGCGTTGCCCAAGGTGGGCAAGGTCAAGGCGCAGGAAATCATGACCGAACTCGAGATCGCCCCGACCCGCCGCCTGCGTGGCCTGGGCGATCGCCAGCGCAAGGCGCTGCTGGAAAAGTTCGACCAGTAA
- the pyrF gene encoding orotidine-5'-phosphate decarboxylase — protein MTAFGVRLAEAIAGRGPLCPGIDPHPELLGAWGLSADADGLSRFCDICVEAFAGFAIVKPQVAFFEAHGAAGFTVLERTIAALRDTGVLVLADAKRGDIGSTMAAYANAWSGDSPLAADAVTASPYLGFGSLQPLLDTAETNGRGVFVLAATSNPEGATVQRAETGGRTVAQSIVDAAAAVNRERLPGPGSVGVVVGATLAEPPDVSALGGPVLVPGVGAQGGRPDALGGLGGAHAGQLLPAVSREVLRAGPGVAELRAAAEKFRDAVAYLA, from the coding sequence GTGACGGCCTTCGGGGTCCGGCTGGCCGAGGCGATCGCTGGCCGCGGCCCGTTGTGTCCCGGTATCGATCCGCATCCCGAACTCCTAGGCGCCTGGGGGCTGAGCGCCGACGCCGACGGGTTGTCCCGGTTCTGCGATATCTGTGTGGAGGCGTTCGCCGGCTTCGCGATCGTGAAACCGCAGGTGGCATTCTTCGAGGCGCACGGTGCCGCGGGATTCACCGTGCTGGAGCGCACCATTGCTGCGCTGCGCGACACCGGTGTGCTGGTGTTGGCCGACGCCAAACGCGGGGACATCGGCTCGACGATGGCCGCCTACGCGAATGCGTGGTCGGGTGATTCGCCGCTCGCCGCCGACGCCGTGACCGCATCGCCGTATCTGGGCTTCGGATCATTACAGCCGCTGCTCGACACCGCAGAGACCAACGGCCGCGGTGTCTTCGTCCTCGCCGCGACATCCAACCCCGAGGGCGCGACCGTGCAGCGCGCCGAGACCGGCGGTCGAACCGTCGCGCAGTCGATTGTGGACGCCGCGGCCGCGGTCAACCGCGAACGCTTGCCGGGCCCCGGATCCGTCGGCGTCGTCGTCGGCGCGACGCTTGCCGAACCGCCCGATGTCAGCGCATTGGGCGGTCCGGTGCTCGTGCCGGGCGTCGGCGCGCAGGGCGGACGACCGGACGCGCTGGGCGGACTCGGTGGGGCACACGCCGGCCAACTGCTTCCGGCGGTGTCGCGGGAGGTGCTGCGCGCCGGGCCCGGTGTCGCCGAGCTGCGCGCCGCGGCCGAGAAGTTCCGCGATGCCGTTGCGTATCTGGCATGA
- the metK gene encoding methionine adenosyltransferase, translating to MSEARLFTSESVTEGHPDKICDAISDSVLDALLADDPKSRVAVETLVTTGQVHVVGEVTTTAKEAFADITNTVRARILDIGYDSSEKGFDGETCGVNIGIGAQSPDIAQGVDTAHETRVEGAGDPLDAQGAGDQGLMFGYAIRDTPELMPLPIALAHRLSRRLTEVRKSGVLDYLRPDGKTQVTVQYDGTTPVRLDTVVLSTQHAAGIDLDATLAPDIREKVVNTVLADLNHDSMDTSDFRLLVNPTGKFVLGGPMGDAGLTGRKIIVDTYGGWARHGGGAFSGKDPSKVDRSAAYAMRWVAKNVVAAGLAERVEVQVAYAIGKAAPVGLFVETFGSETVDPARIEKAITSVFDLRPGAIVRDLDLLRPIYAQTAAYGHFGRTDVELPWEQVNKVDELKAAV from the coding sequence GTGAGTGAAGCTCGGCTGTTTACCAGTGAGTCGGTGACCGAGGGCCACCCCGACAAGATCTGTGACGCCATCAGCGACTCGGTGCTCGACGCGTTGCTCGCGGACGATCCCAAATCACGCGTCGCGGTCGAAACGTTGGTCACCACCGGCCAGGTACACGTCGTCGGCGAGGTCACGACGACGGCCAAGGAAGCGTTCGCCGACATCACGAACACCGTCCGGGCGCGCATCCTCGACATCGGCTACGACTCCTCGGAAAAGGGTTTCGACGGCGAGACCTGCGGCGTCAACATCGGAATCGGCGCGCAGTCGCCCGATATCGCGCAGGGTGTCGACACCGCTCACGAGACGCGCGTCGAAGGCGCAGGTGACCCGCTGGACGCCCAGGGCGCCGGTGACCAGGGTCTGATGTTCGGCTACGCCATCAGGGACACCCCCGAGCTGATGCCGCTGCCGATCGCGCTGGCGCACCGGCTGTCGCGCCGGCTGACCGAGGTTCGCAAGAGCGGCGTGCTGGATTACCTCCGCCCCGACGGTAAGACCCAGGTCACCGTGCAATACGACGGCACTACTCCGGTGCGCCTCGACACAGTGGTGCTGTCGACGCAGCATGCCGCCGGTATCGACCTGGACGCCACGCTGGCGCCCGACATCCGCGAGAAGGTCGTCAACACCGTGCTGGCCGACCTCAACCACGACTCGATGGACACCTCCGACTTCCGGCTACTGGTCAACCCGACCGGCAAGTTCGTGCTCGGTGGTCCGATGGGTGATGCAGGCCTGACCGGCCGCAAGATCATCGTCGACACCTACGGCGGCTGGGCCCGTCATGGCGGCGGCGCGTTTTCCGGCAAGGATCCGTCCAAGGTGGACCGCTCCGCGGCGTATGCGATGCGCTGGGTAGCAAAAAACGTGGTCGCAGCCGGGTTGGCGGAGCGGGTCGAGGTGCAGGTCGCCTACGCGATCGGCAAGGCGGCCCCGGTGGGACTGTTCGTGGAGACCTTCGGCAGTGAGACGGTCGACCCGGCCCGTATCGAGAAGGCGATCACCTCGGTGTTCGACCTGCGGCCTGGCGCGATCGTGCGCGATCTGGATCTGCTGCGGCCGATCTATGCGCAGACCGCCGCCTACGGCCACTTCGGCCGCACCGACGTCGAGCTGCCCTGGGAACAGGTCAACAAGGTCGACGAGCTGAAGGCGGCCGTCTAG
- a CDS encoding PH-like domain-containing protein yields the protein MNTGTLVGSLIMAAVLAVLIAIIIQAMLRGWRRRAERQAELIGTLPPLPDTVGSAIVSATKGLYVGSTLVPHWNDRVAVGDLAFRHKAVLTRYPEGIMLQRSGAGPIWIPEESITAIRTERGVAGRVIPGGRSGATRGKALTHEGILAIRWRLPSGTEIDTGFRADNRAAYEPWLETA from the coding sequence ATGAACACCGGAACCCTCGTCGGGTCGCTGATCATGGCCGCGGTGCTGGCCGTGCTGATCGCGATCATCATCCAGGCGATGCTGCGTGGCTGGCGTCGCCGCGCTGAGCGGCAGGCCGAACTGATCGGCACGCTGCCGCCGCTGCCCGACACGGTGGGGTCGGCGATTGTTTCTGCCACCAAAGGCCTGTACGTCGGCAGCACGCTCGTCCCACACTGGAACGACCGCGTCGCCGTCGGAGATCTCGCATTCCGCCACAAGGCGGTGCTGACCCGCTACCCCGAAGGGATCATGTTGCAGCGCAGCGGCGCAGGACCGATCTGGATACCCGAAGAGTCGATCACCGCGATCCGCACTGAACGGGGAGTCGCCGGTAGGGTCATCCCTGGGGGCAGGAGCGGAGCGACCCGGGGGAAGGCACTGACCCACGAGGGCATTCTGGCGATCCGGTGGCGGTTGCCATCGGGCACCGAGATCGACACCGGGTTCCGCGCCGACAACCGTGCGGCGTACGAGCCGTGGCTGGAGACCGCATGA